In a single window of the Prochlorococcus marinus CUG1415 genome:
- a CDS encoding DoxX family membrane protein — protein MADTLFMNFQRFYSLNFLAKLLLSAIFVNAIPSKITDFGSQAQYITSRGFPEPLSNLLLIAAIALLISGSILLIFSEKTKLACSLLLIFLIPTTIIFHLVPLQVMAIARNLSLIGGLLIAIDKTNLHYFKQDDKKNSKEIEYSDLNEDN, from the coding sequence ATAGCTGATACTTTATTTATGAACTTTCAAAGATTTTATTCTTTAAATTTTCTTGCCAAATTACTTCTAAGTGCGATTTTTGTAAATGCCATACCTAGTAAGATTACTGACTTCGGCAGTCAAGCCCAATATATAACAAGCAGAGGATTCCCAGAGCCACTTTCTAATCTTTTATTAATTGCAGCAATAGCACTATTAATAAGCGGTTCAATTCTTTTGATTTTTTCAGAAAAAACCAAACTTGCGTGCTCTCTACTCCTCATTTTCTTAATCCCTACAACGATTATTTTTCATTTAGTGCCTCTTCAAGTTATGGCAATTGCTCGAAATCTATCATTAATAGGAGGATTACTAATAGCGATTGACAAAACGAATCTTCATTATTTTAAGCAAGACGACAAAAAAAACTCTAAAGAAATTGAGTATTCTGATTTGAATGAAGATAATTAG
- a CDS encoding S1C family serine protease: MNKTIFSILLLFVTQIFITQPSKALEINCNSPVHKNKPRCKGEAGKPKKEETTLDPETGLMVIEMESDIEWAEQNPKIPYNNIVKLTSSFDGSVDYAVFDRDYKKDFSNSYNIKEYTILTKWTADYVHAIYFVKEGCSYFGCPNIISDEGNLSSPLEIKFKDKNFTLYGDDGRFTLPNDFINLVKNTKDYKGLAIRKNNRFVPMGEVTVEKLSQLYSKAIRKWEIPKISLNPSEVKNESSIKEIAGKSLPKVVTVKSSRGQGTGFFINNDGLLITNRHVIGSGTKGKIQIETATGAKLFANVIFVSREDDFAVLKIIGDNYPGSIPICYSSYPVPGEEVIALGSPRGLTNTITRGIVSAFRQSGNFEGYATSGASLIQTDAAINPGNSGGPLLNSRGEVIGINTFARTTTGGTQGLNFAVSIIDILQQLNVERPDLSGINDSSLNECGNIAV, encoded by the coding sequence ATGAATAAAACTATATTCTCAATTCTACTTTTGTTCGTTACTCAAATATTTATTACTCAACCTTCAAAGGCCTTAGAAATAAATTGCAATTCACCAGTTCACAAAAATAAGCCCAGATGTAAAGGAGAGGCTGGTAAACCAAAAAAAGAGGAAACTACTTTGGATCCAGAAACTGGACTAATGGTTATTGAAATGGAAAGTGATATTGAATGGGCAGAACAAAATCCTAAAATCCCTTATAACAACATAGTCAAATTGACTTCTAGCTTTGACGGCTCAGTTGACTATGCCGTCTTTGATAGGGATTACAAAAAAGATTTTTCCAATAGTTACAACATTAAGGAGTATACGATTCTTACGAAATGGACTGCAGATTATGTTCATGCTATTTATTTTGTTAAAGAAGGCTGTTCTTATTTTGGATGCCCAAATATTATTTCAGATGAAGGAAATTTATCTTCGCCTCTAGAAATTAAATTTAAAGATAAAAATTTTACTCTCTATGGAGACGATGGACGTTTCACTCTCCCAAATGATTTTATAAACCTTGTTAAAAATACAAAAGACTATAAAGGATTAGCCATAAGAAAAAACAATAGGTTTGTTCCAATGGGAGAAGTAACAGTTGAAAAACTATCCCAACTTTATTCTAAGGCTATTAGAAAATGGGAAATACCTAAAATTTCTTTAAATCCATCTGAAGTAAAAAACGAATCATCTATCAAGGAAATAGCAGGTAAATCTTTACCAAAGGTAGTAACTGTTAAATCAAGTAGAGGTCAAGGAACAGGTTTTTTTATTAATAATGATGGATTATTAATAACCAATAGACATGTTATTGGTTCAGGTACAAAAGGAAAAATTCAAATTGAAACAGCAACTGGAGCAAAACTTTTTGCAAATGTAATTTTTGTTAGTAGAGAAGATGACTTCGCTGTATTGAAGATAATTGGAGACAACTATCCAGGTTCAATACCTATTTGTTATTCGAGTTATCCAGTCCCTGGTGAAGAAGTTATTGCACTTGGTTCTCCAAGAGGTTTAACAAATACTATTACTAGAGGAATTGTGAGTGCATTCAGACAGTCAGGTAATTTTGAGGGTTATGCAACTTCAGGAGCATCACTCATTCAGACTGATGCCGCCATTAATCCAGGGAATAGTGGTGGGCCACTCCTTAATTCAAGAGGAGAAGTTATTGGAATAAATACATTTGCTAGAACTACAACTGGAGGTACTCAAGGTCTTAATTTCGCTGTTTCGATTATTGATATACTTCAACAACTAAATGTGGAAAGACCAGACTTAAGTGGTATAAATGATTCCTCTTTAAACGAATGTGGAAATATTGCTGTCTAA
- a CDS encoding GTP 3',8-cyclase MoaA, giving the protein MGLKQLEDNRKRKLKVLRLSLKQNCNFSCIYCKPENYSLDVLNIEQFKKLILVSCRLGVNSIRITGGEPLLSSQLDELLHEIKLQRLEESNPIANLQDISLTTNGYLLSKKKAIELFKNGLDRITVSLDAIEPDIFSNMIGEENKIIGKEKLFTVLEGIDHAINAGFNPKEGKLKINAVIKKEINDNQIFELVDFAKKRSIEIRFIEYMDVGTSNNWKPSDVFFSEKIISLLKKKYRLKDYGRKEGQTANRWYISDSKSFISTISSVSNPFCSDCNRLRITSDGYAYTCLFSSEGINLNPWLSLPINLHELENKIKSIWEAREDNYSEDRFKKLEKTTNKNQKMHPSMSYLGG; this is encoded by the coding sequence ATGGGACTTAAGCAATTGGAGGATAATAGAAAAAGAAAGTTAAAAGTTTTAAGGTTATCTCTTAAACAAAATTGCAATTTTTCATGCATTTACTGTAAGCCAGAAAATTATAGTTTAGATGTATTAAATATTGAACAATTTAAAAAGTTAATTTTGGTCAGTTGTCGATTAGGGGTAAATTCTATAAGAATTACTGGAGGTGAACCTTTATTAAGTTCTCAATTAGATGAACTGCTTCATGAAATTAAATTGCAAAGGTTAGAAGAATCAAATCCAATAGCAAATTTACAGGATATTTCTCTAACTACAAATGGATATTTGCTCTCTAAGAAAAAAGCTATTGAGCTTTTTAAAAATGGTTTAGACCGGATAACAGTAAGTTTAGATGCAATTGAACCTGATATTTTTTCAAACATGATTGGAGAGGAAAATAAAATTATTGGTAAAGAAAAATTATTTACTGTCCTTGAAGGAATAGATCATGCAATTAATGCTGGATTTAATCCAAAGGAGGGGAAATTAAAAATAAATGCAGTCATTAAAAAAGAGATAAATGATAATCAAATTTTTGAATTAGTTGATTTTGCAAAAAAAAGGTCTATAGAAATTCGTTTTATTGAATATATGGACGTAGGCACATCTAATAATTGGAAGCCATCAGATGTTTTTTTCTCTGAAAAAATTATTAGTTTATTAAAGAAGAAATATCGATTAAAAGACTACGGAAGAAAGGAAGGGCAAACAGCCAATAGATGGTACATCAGTGATTCAAAAAGTTTTATAAGTACAATCTCTTCAGTAAGTAATCCTTTTTGTTCAGATTGTAATAGGTTGAGGATAACTAGCGATGGTTATGCTTACACGTGTCTTTTTTCTAGTGAAGGTATCAATCTAAACCCATGGTTATCTCTACCAATTAATCTCCATGAACTGGAAAATAAAATCAAGAGCATTTGGGAAGCGAGAGAAGATAACTATAGTGAAGATAGATTTAAAAAATTAGAAAAAACAACTAACAAAAATCAAAAAATGCATCCATCTATGTCATATCTTGGGGGATAA
- a CDS encoding CHAT domain-containing protein — protein MINLKKISTVILIELSLLSVVVVNPLELRSEIISENISKETYPKDLDSLEKLVDKARQEGNLEQELEIAHQILAIISEFDNSDKKIESYKKVLENFSEDQSPSLLNLLTSIGIVYGQLGEYDLAINLIDEVIKTAEKFYDELKLEIAYYYSELGHIYYEVGDYAKAETSYEKSVDINVVELGFHEDTATGINNLGFMYLDQGQYEIATEYLERALLMQKELNPFDKTSWITTLTNLGRAYAELNYYYFGDYGKSSKYLKKSKKYIFKAYKLAKNLLSDNNPLFHTTINNLGGYYLDIGKNRKAIKIYEEALFTKEKYLGSSHPDVAVTLNNLAMAYLNKKDFKYALEYSNRALDIYYENYVGIDHPNISLTLNNIAGIYKESGNDEKSNVFARKGMETELRFIQKEAPYLPEEERFDFVDSFGDGPDMAFTQALKSSSGLELAFFVRLNRQGLLEDIERKQNELINLSKKDQKLIRQFDEILKNLSNTSLSEDDRSELILEKSLLEKKIYRLLPKLNFEIVDAKIISKKLPPKSILIEYQKYSPYQPLSESGEIWGAPRYVALILYSDGKSKSFDLGLSLPIDKQIQKALVASEKGLVDAQDLWNEVGQLIIKPLKNLLGDSDTLFISPDAELNRVPFSAISSHRGDSLLGEIVNLRLLTTGRELISLEKQLETYLQKPLVVANPSFDYQESIPIKVKKESLSTDRPQSRSIDLRTLDWSPLPGTSKEGKEVAKLINARLLTQNKATVIAVQKEVSPKILHIASHAYYMPNQSEGENPLLRSGIVLAGANQPDLNPYDDGYLTALEVTKLDLKGTELVVISGCESGKGDLQSGEGVYGLKRAFSVAGAKSTLLSLWKVDDVGTAFFMESFFEKILSGKSRSEALIDTQEEFKKHSIPGFRHPGIWAAFQLSGDWRKIKF, from the coding sequence ATGATCAATCTAAAAAAAATATCAACGGTAATATTGATTGAGTTGTCACTTCTTAGTGTTGTTGTAGTTAATCCTTTAGAACTAAGATCTGAAATTATTAGTGAAAATATCTCGAAAGAAACTTATCCAAAAGATTTGGATTCATTAGAGAAATTAGTTGATAAAGCCAGACAAGAGGGAAATTTAGAACAGGAACTTGAAATTGCACATCAAATATTAGCGATTATTTCTGAGTTTGATAATTCTGATAAAAAAATCGAATCTTATAAAAAAGTTTTAGAAAACTTTTCTGAAGATCAAAGTCCATCCCTATTGAATTTGTTAACAAGCATTGGAATTGTTTATGGTCAACTGGGTGAATATGATTTGGCAATAAATTTAATTGATGAGGTTATAAAAACTGCCGAAAAATTTTATGATGAACTTAAGTTGGAAATAGCATATTATTACTCGGAATTAGGACATATTTATTATGAAGTAGGAGATTATGCTAAAGCCGAAACATCATATGAAAAGTCTGTAGATATTAATGTTGTGGAACTGGGATTTCATGAAGATACTGCTACAGGGATAAATAATCTTGGATTTATGTATTTGGATCAAGGCCAATATGAAATAGCCACAGAGTATTTAGAAAGAGCATTGCTGATGCAAAAGGAACTTAACCCCTTCGATAAGACTTCTTGGATTACAACTCTCACTAATTTGGGGCGAGCATATGCTGAATTAAATTATTATTATTTTGGAGATTATGGAAAATCCTCTAAATATTTAAAGAAATCTAAGAAATATATTTTTAAAGCCTATAAATTAGCTAAAAATTTACTTAGTGACAATAACCCTTTATTTCATACCACTATCAATAATTTAGGAGGATATTATCTTGATATTGGAAAAAATAGAAAAGCAATAAAAATATATGAAGAAGCATTATTCACTAAAGAAAAATATTTAGGAAGCAGCCATCCTGATGTAGCAGTAACGCTTAATAATTTGGCTATGGCTTACCTAAATAAAAAGGACTTTAAATATGCACTGGAGTACTCCAATAGAGCATTAGATATATATTATGAGAATTATGTTGGTATCGACCATCCAAATATATCTTTAACTTTAAACAATATCGCAGGAATTTATAAGGAATCTGGAAATGATGAGAAATCAAATGTTTTTGCAAGAAAAGGTATGGAGACAGAATTAAGGTTTATTCAAAAAGAAGCCCCTTATCTTCCAGAAGAGGAGAGGTTTGATTTTGTTGATAGCTTTGGTGATGGACCTGATATGGCTTTTACCCAGGCATTAAAGTCCTCTTCCGGTTTAGAGTTGGCTTTTTTCGTAAGATTAAATCGGCAGGGATTACTGGAGGATATTGAAAGAAAACAGAATGAATTAATTAATTTATCTAAAAAGGATCAAAAATTAATTAGACAATTTGATGAAATTTTAAAAAATCTATCTAATACCTCATTATCTGAGGATGATAGGAGTGAATTGATATTGGAAAAAAGTTTATTAGAAAAGAAAATATATCGTCTTTTACCAAAATTAAATTTTGAGATTGTTGATGCAAAGATTATTAGTAAAAAATTACCTCCAAAATCAATATTGATTGAATATCAGAAATATTCACCTTATCAACCTCTTTCAGAATCTGGAGAAATTTGGGGTGCACCTAGATATGTTGCTCTTATTCTTTATAGTGATGGAAAATCTAAAAGTTTTGACCTCGGTCTTTCTCTTCCAATAGATAAACAGATCCAAAAGGCACTAGTTGCATCAGAAAAAGGATTGGTTGATGCTCAAGATTTATGGAACGAAGTAGGACAATTAATAATTAAACCTTTAAAAAACCTTCTAGGAGATTCAGACACATTATTTATTTCTCCTGATGCAGAACTTAATCGTGTACCTTTTTCTGCTATTAGTTCCCATAGGGGGGATAGTTTATTAGGAGAAATAGTTAATTTACGTCTTCTAACTACTGGTCGAGAATTAATAAGTCTTGAAAAACAATTAGAAACTTATCTTCAAAAGCCTTTGGTTGTTGCTAATCCCTCTTTTGATTATCAAGAATCTATTCCAATAAAAGTTAAAAAAGAATCATTATCAACTGATAGGCCTCAAAGTCGATCAATTGATTTAAGAACACTAGACTGGAGTCCCTTACCAGGAACGTCAAAAGAGGGTAAAGAGGTTGCAAAATTAATTAATGCAAGATTGCTAACTCAAAACAAAGCCACAGTTATAGCTGTTCAAAAAGAAGTTTCTCCAAAGATATTACACATCGCTAGTCATGCTTATTACATGCCCAACCAATCCGAGGGAGAAAACCCTTTATTAAGAAGTGGGATTGTTTTGGCCGGAGCAAATCAACCAGATCTTAACCCTTATGATGATGGATATTTAACAGCTTTAGAGGTTACTAAACTTGATTTAAAAGGAACGGAATTGGTTGTCATTTCTGGTTGCGAATCTGGGAAAGGAGATCTTCAATCTGGAGAAGGTGTTTATGGGCTCAAACGCGCTTTCTCTGTTGCAGGAGCGAAGTCTACTTTGCTTTCATTATGGAAGGTTGATGATGTAGGAACAGCATTTTTTATGGAAAGTTTTTTTGAAAAAATATTGTCAGGCAAAAGTAGATCTGAGGCTTTAATTGATACTCAAGAAGAGTTCAAAAAACATTCTATTCCTGGATTCCGGCACCCTGGAATTTGGGCAGCATTTCAGTTGAGTGGAGACTGGAGAAAAATAAAATTTTAG
- a CDS encoding molybdenum cofactor guanylyltransferase: protein MEIKHKKFKAFILAGGKSTRMGFDKALIKHHEGGNWLTHKIKILNTLNLETFVMTNHNSHSKEVDKINNVGFISDAKPFDGPLTCIEQIFSSFKKTTKNILIIPIDMPNLNTKLIYSLIQSWEKNQNSAVISHDGIFVQPLFGIYPINEENHFKLKKKLSSGKKNFLGWVDQIPHKYFYANNGDLININSKREFLNMNNGT from the coding sequence ATGGAAATTAAACATAAAAAATTTAAGGCATTCATCTTGGCTGGTGGCAAGAGTACAAGAATGGGGTTTGATAAAGCACTAATTAAACATCATGAAGGCGGAAATTGGCTTACTCATAAAATAAAAATATTAAATACCCTTAATTTGGAAACTTTTGTAATGACGAATCATAATTCTCATTCAAAAGAAGTTGATAAAATAAATAATGTTGGCTTTATTTCAGATGCCAAACCCTTTGATGGCCCCTTAACTTGTATAGAACAAATTTTTTCATCTTTTAAAAAAACCACTAAAAATATCCTGATTATCCCAATCGATATGCCTAATTTGAATACAAAATTAATTTATTCACTTATTCAATCATGGGAAAAAAATCAAAATTCTGCGGTAATATCCCATGATGGAATTTTTGTACAACCATTATTCGGTATTTATCCCATCAATGAAGAAAATCATTTTAAATTAAAAAAAAAGTTATCCTCTGGAAAGAAAAACTTTCTTGGATGGGTTGATCAAATTCCCCATAAATATTTCTATGCAAACAATGGAGATTTAATTAATATAAATTCGAAGAGAGAATTTTTAAATATGAATAATGGGACTTAA